One segment of Agromyces albus DNA contains the following:
- a CDS encoding sensor histidine kinase — protein MPTSTSRARFTTDAVLAGVFAVLCLPFAALGGWPDFVVLAAFAAALVVRRRATAWSLGIAWGAALLQMTMLRDLQLYDAAVLGVLYSTAAHGGRVLKWLGLASAGVGALLATGYLAVVKPLLDNAGFASGDPFSTVLLAAVLFVASIAVLVLAWTTGLLVRSVRDTREVRRREETATRERALVEYRYAVEQERNRIARDMHDVVAHSLAVVIAQADGARFAAPSRPEAGIEALGTIAGVARGALGDVRMLLAELRHHEAGAPQPMLDDLGELLEQVRAAGLDVRFTETGERRQLGTGHQIAVYRIVQEGLTNALRHGDGAEPVFVDFAWDAAGVELEVVNAMHPDSVPTEPHTIRHGVPGMRERAQLAGGSLSAEAGDDGRFRLRARIPVQLGSIA, from the coding sequence GTGCCCACCTCGACCAGCCGTGCCCGGTTCACGACGGATGCCGTGCTGGCCGGCGTCTTCGCGGTGCTCTGCCTGCCGTTCGCGGCACTCGGCGGCTGGCCCGATTTCGTGGTGCTCGCCGCCTTCGCGGCAGCACTCGTGGTGCGTCGCCGGGCGACTGCCTGGTCGCTCGGGATCGCCTGGGGCGCCGCGCTCCTGCAGATGACGATGCTGCGCGATCTGCAGCTCTACGACGCTGCCGTGCTCGGCGTGCTCTACTCGACCGCCGCGCACGGCGGGCGGGTGCTGAAGTGGCTCGGCCTCGCCTCGGCCGGCGTCGGGGCGCTGCTGGCGACCGGGTACCTCGCGGTCGTGAAGCCGCTCCTCGACAACGCCGGCTTCGCCTCGGGAGACCCGTTCAGCACGGTGCTCCTCGCCGCCGTGCTCTTCGTCGCGTCGATCGCGGTGCTCGTGCTCGCGTGGACCACGGGCCTGCTCGTGCGTTCGGTGCGCGACACCCGCGAGGTACGGCGACGCGAGGAGACCGCCACGCGCGAGCGCGCGCTCGTCGAGTATCGCTACGCGGTGGAGCAGGAGCGCAATCGCATCGCCCGAGACATGCACGACGTCGTCGCGCACTCGCTCGCCGTCGTCATCGCACAGGCCGACGGCGCGAGGTTCGCCGCGCCGTCGAGGCCCGAGGCGGGCATCGAGGCGCTCGGCACGATCGCGGGCGTCGCGCGCGGCGCCCTGGGCGACGTGCGGATGCTACTCGCCGAACTGCGCCACCACGAGGCCGGCGCCCCGCAGCCCATGCTCGACGACCTTGGCGAGTTGCTCGAGCAGGTGCGCGCCGCGGGCCTCGACGTGCGCTTCACGGAAACCGGCGAGCGCCGTCAACTCGGCACCGGTCACCAGATCGCGGTGTACCGGATCGTGCAGGAGGGCCTCACGAACGCCTTGCGTCACGGCGACGGCGCGGAGCCGGTCTTCGTGGACTTCGCGTGGGATGCAGCAGGTGTGGAGCTCGAGGTCGTGAACGCCATGCACCCGGATTCCGTTCCGACCGAGCCGCACACCATCCGGCACGGCGTTCCCGGCATGCGCGAACGCGCGCAACTCGCCGGCGGATCACTGAGCGCCGAGGCCGGCGACGACGGGCGATTCCGGCTCCGCGCCCGCATCCCCGTCCAGCTAGGGAGCATCGCATGA
- a CDS encoding response regulator, translating into MSTIRVALVDDQALFRAGVRMLVESQPDLDVAGEAGDGASGIALAARSRPDVMLMDVRMPVLDGISATERILAEADLEGRTPPRILVLTTFDLDENAARAIRAGASGFVLKDADPEFLLASIRTVHQGNQVIAASATRELFAHVGRGSGRRPAPAAWTGLTPREREIFALAARGLSNAEIAASEFLSEATVKTHVSRILAKLGLRDRVQLVVFGYEHDLGS; encoded by the coding sequence ATGAGCACCATCCGCGTCGCACTCGTCGACGACCAGGCCCTCTTCCGTGCGGGCGTCCGCATGCTCGTCGAGTCGCAACCCGACCTCGACGTCGCGGGAGAGGCGGGCGACGGGGCCTCCGGTATCGCCCTCGCCGCCCGGTCCCGGCCCGACGTGATGCTGATGGACGTTCGGATGCCGGTGCTCGACGGCATCTCGGCGACCGAGCGCATCCTCGCCGAGGCCGACCTCGAGGGGCGCACGCCGCCGCGGATCCTCGTGCTCACGACCTTCGACCTCGACGAGAACGCCGCCCGGGCGATTCGGGCCGGAGCGAGCGGGTTCGTGCTGAAGGATGCCGACCCCGAGTTCCTGCTCGCCTCGATCCGCACCGTCCACCAGGGCAACCAGGTGATCGCCGCTTCGGCCACGCGAGAGTTGTTCGCCCACGTGGGCCGGGGGAGCGGGCGCCGTCCGGCTCCTGCGGCCTGGACGGGGCTCACGCCGCGCGAGCGTGAGATCTTCGCCCTCGCGGCGCGCGGGCTCTCGAACGCCGAGATCGCGGCATCCGAGTTCCTGAGCGAGGCGACCGTGAAGACGCACGTGAGCCGCATCCTCGCGAAGCTCGGTCTCCGCGATCGCGTGCAGCTCGTCGTGTTCGGCTACGAGCACGACCTCGGCAGCTGA
- a CDS encoding aminoacyl-tRNA deacylase translates to MTDGELIGADRVRADAAARGLEVDIIERPAAGSLEEAAELMGITPADIVKSLVVKRSDDTYVFALVPGGRKISWPKLRALLGVNKLQLPDASLALAATGYERGTITPLGSTTAWPVVVDATIAGRRVSMGAGEHGRSLFVDADRLVDAFDATVADITDPE, encoded by the coding sequence ATGACCGACGGTGAACTCATCGGTGCGGACCGCGTGCGAGCGGATGCCGCGGCGCGCGGCCTCGAGGTCGACATCATCGAGCGGCCGGCCGCCGGCAGCCTCGAGGAGGCCGCCGAGCTCATGGGCATCACGCCGGCCGACATCGTGAAGTCGCTCGTCGTCAAGCGCAGCGACGATACCTACGTCTTCGCGCTCGTGCCCGGCGGCCGCAAGATCTCGTGGCCCAAGCTCAGGGCGCTGCTCGGTGTGAACAAGCTCCAGCTTCCGGATGCCTCGCTCGCGCTCGCGGCGACGGGATACGAGCGCGGCACCATCACGCCGCTCGGCTCGACGACCGCGTGGCCCGTCGTGGTCGACGCCACGATCGCCGGGCGCCGCGTATCGATGGGCGCGGGCGAGCACGGTCGCAGTCTCTTCGTGGATGCCGACCGGCTCGTCGACGCGTTCGATGCCACGGTCGCCGACATCACCGACCCCGAGTAG
- a CDS encoding isoprenyl transferase has product MSPKPYTHRDAVPYRPIDWTGLYPPELPKGAVPNHVAIVMDGNGRWANRRGLTRIEGHKAGEAALLDVVAGAIQAGVKHVSVYAFSTENWKRSPEEVRFLMGYNRDVLHRRRDQLNEWGVRIRWAGRRPRLWASVINELQYAEKLTARNDTLTLTMCVNYGGRNELADAVRSIADDVASGRIRPSAVTEKLIAKRLYVPELPDVDLFVRSSGEQRTSNFMLWQSAYAEMVFLDTLWPDFSRTELWQAIEVYAARNRRFGGAVDAPTAG; this is encoded by the coding sequence GTGAGCCCGAAGCCCTACACCCATCGTGACGCGGTGCCCTACCGGCCGATCGATTGGACGGGCCTCTATCCTCCCGAGCTTCCGAAGGGCGCCGTGCCGAACCACGTCGCGATCGTCATGGACGGCAACGGCAGGTGGGCGAACCGCCGGGGACTCACGCGCATCGAAGGACACAAGGCGGGGGAGGCGGCCCTCCTCGATGTCGTGGCGGGTGCCATCCAGGCCGGGGTGAAGCACGTCTCGGTCTACGCGTTCTCGACCGAGAACTGGAAGCGCTCACCCGAGGAGGTGCGCTTCCTCATGGGCTACAACCGCGACGTGCTGCACCGGCGTCGCGACCAGCTCAACGAGTGGGGCGTGCGCATCCGCTGGGCGGGGCGGCGCCCTCGGCTCTGGGCGTCGGTCATCAACGAGCTCCAGTACGCCGAGAAGCTCACCGCCCGAAACGACACGCTCACCCTCACGATGTGCGTGAACTACGGCGGTCGCAACGAGCTGGCCGACGCCGTGCGCTCGATCGCCGACGACGTGGCATCCGGGCGCATCCGCCCCTCCGCCGTCACGGAGAAGCTCATCGCCAAGCGCCTCTACGTACCCGAGCTGCCCGACGTCGACCTCTTCGTTCGCAGCTCCGGAGAGCAGCGCACCTCGAACTTCATGCTCTGGCAGTCGGCGTACGCCGAGATGGTCTTCCTCGACACGCTCTGGCCTGACTTCTCGCGCACCGAGCTCTGGCAGGCGATCGAGGTCTACGCGGCCCGCAACCGCCGGTTCGGCGGCGCGGTCGACGCGCCGACCGCGGGGTGA
- a CDS encoding trimeric intracellular cation channel family protein: MTSALFIIPLWLDLTAVAVGAIQGAMFAARLTERRIDLLGVALIGVIVGLGGGLMRDLLLNQLPAAMASNWYLPVGTAAALLGMLLLRVFARLNGLIIALDAVTIGLFGAIGTSKALAYGVPVVPAVFVGVLSAVGGSILRDVALNLPIALMHVGSLYAVAATVGTTLLVVLVAMGTPIIAAATACVVVTTLIRLGSVRYGWSLPEQRALGSWKVWRRA, from the coding sequence GTGACCTCGGCCCTGTTCATCATCCCCCTCTGGCTCGACCTCACGGCCGTCGCCGTCGGCGCCATCCAGGGCGCGATGTTCGCGGCCCGCCTCACCGAGCGCCGCATCGACCTGCTCGGCGTCGCCCTCATCGGCGTGATCGTCGGACTCGGCGGCGGCCTCATGCGCGACCTGTTGCTGAACCAGCTCCCGGCGGCGATGGCGAGCAATTGGTACCTGCCGGTCGGCACCGCAGCCGCCCTGCTCGGGATGCTCCTGCTTCGCGTGTTCGCCCGGCTCAACGGCCTCATCATCGCCCTCGATGCCGTGACGATCGGGCTCTTCGGCGCGATCGGCACCTCGAAGGCGCTCGCCTACGGCGTGCCCGTCGTCCCCGCGGTGTTCGTGGGCGTGCTCTCAGCGGTCGGCGGTTCGATCCTGCGCGACGTCGCCCTCAACCTGCCGATCGCCCTGATGCACGTCGGATCGCTGTACGCGGTCGCGGCGACCGTGGGCACGACGCTGCTCGTCGTGCTCGTCGCGATGGGAACGCCCATCATCGCGGCTGCCACGGCGTGCGTCGTCGTCACGACGCTCATCAGGCTGGGCTCGGTGCGTTACGGCTGGAGCCTTCCCGAGCAACGTGCCCTCGGCAGCTGGAAGGTCTGGCGACGCGCTTGA
- a CDS encoding ABC transporter ATP-binding protein: MQIQPSDLGLIARVATLGKHYGEGAGAVTALDDVSLGLRRGEFTAIMGPSGSGKSTLMHIMAGLDTPSSGRVWLGDTDITELSDSALTVLRRRRVGFIFQSFNLVPTLDVRGNVMLPFELDGRRPSREEQAWIDELLETLGLGARLGHRPHELSGGQQQRVAIVRALATRPDLVFADEPTGNLDSRTGREVLGLLAAASARYGQSIAMVTHDPIAASHADRILFLADGRIVRDSARSTPEDISTFMLAMEVAA, encoded by the coding sequence ATGCAGATCCAACCCTCAGACCTCGGCCTCATCGCTCGCGTCGCGACCCTCGGCAAGCACTACGGGGAGGGCGCGGGAGCGGTCACCGCGCTCGACGACGTCTCGCTCGGGCTCCGGCGCGGCGAGTTCACCGCCATCATGGGCCCGTCGGGCTCAGGCAAGTCGACCCTCATGCACATCATGGCCGGCCTCGACACGCCGAGCTCGGGCCGAGTGTGGCTCGGCGACACCGACATCACCGAGCTCTCCGACAGTGCATTGACCGTGCTCCGCCGCCGGCGCGTCGGGTTCATCTTCCAGTCGTTCAACCTCGTGCCGACCCTCGATGTGCGCGGCAACGTCATGTTGCCGTTCGAGCTCGACGGCCGTCGCCCGAGCCGCGAGGAGCAGGCGTGGATCGACGAGCTGCTCGAGACGCTCGGTCTCGGTGCGCGGCTCGGCCACCGGCCGCACGAGCTCTCGGGCGGGCAGCAGCAGCGGGTCGCGATCGTGCGCGCCCTCGCGACCCGCCCCGACCTCGTGTTCGCCGACGAGCCCACCGGCAACCTCGACTCCCGCACCGGGCGCGAGGTGCTCGGCCTCCTCGCCGCCGCGAGTGCCCGATACGGCCAGTCGATCGCGATGGTCACGCATGACCCGATCGCAGCGAGCCACGCCGACCGCATCCTCTTCCTCGCCGACGGCCGGATCGTGCGCGACTCGGCGCGATCGACGCCCGAGGACATCTCGACGTTCATGCTCGCGATGGAGGTCGCGGCGTGA
- a CDS encoding DsbA family oxidoreductase, with translation MSEAIKIDIWSDIACPWCYIGKRHLESGIAALGADAPDVEIEYHSFELAPDTPVDFHGSEVDFLAKHKGLPAAQVHQMLDHVTGVAAAAGLDYDFDALQHTKTLKAHELLHFAKEQGLQLELTERLMRAYFTEGRHVGRIDDLVELAAEVGLDADAARTALESGHFAADVQADIAQAGAYGINGVPFFVFEGKYGVSGAQPAEVFTQVLTQVAGERDETAA, from the coding sequence GTGAGTGAGGCCATCAAGATCGACATCTGGTCCGACATCGCGTGCCCGTGGTGCTACATCGGCAAGCGGCACCTCGAGAGCGGCATCGCCGCGCTCGGCGCCGACGCCCCCGACGTCGAGATCGAGTACCACTCGTTCGAACTCGCGCCCGACACTCCCGTCGACTTCCACGGGTCCGAGGTCGACTTCCTCGCCAAGCACAAGGGCCTGCCGGCCGCGCAGGTGCACCAGATGCTCGATCACGTCACGGGCGTCGCTGCAGCAGCGGGACTCGACTACGACTTCGACGCGCTCCAGCACACGAAGACCCTGAAGGCCCACGAGCTGCTGCACTTCGCGAAGGAGCAGGGCCTGCAGCTCGAGCTCACCGAGCGCCTCATGCGCGCGTACTTCACCGAGGGGCGCCACGTCGGCCGTATCGACGATCTCGTCGAGCTCGCGGCCGAGGTCGGGCTCGACGCCGACGCGGCACGCACCGCGCTCGAGTCGGGGCACTTCGCCGCCGACGTGCAGGCCGACATCGCACAGGCCGGCGCCTACGGCATCAACGGCGTGCCGTTCTTCGTGTTCGAGGGCAAGTACGGCGTCTCGGGCGCCCAGCCCGCCGAGGTCTTCACCCAGGTGCTCACGCAAGTCGCCGGCGAGCGCGACGAGACCGCAGCGTGA
- a CDS encoding ABC transporter permease, whose product MSTRLKDQWPTLLVAALAATFGVALLHITGLLGAAIAADDVTGGSITVALMLGVVAMVFIVIAIYVSAVVTANTVSTVVAGRTRLIALLRLVGSSARTQRAQITREGLLVGVAGAAIGVVLGTGVAFALDEIAVANELMPVTDYAYLNVWVVLPAVAVVITTWLASWVGSRRVLRVRPIQAIGNSNEQDREELGRGRGRNVSAIVLSVLGLGMLVAGVIWGPTNPAWMLVAVFGGVVSFTGIVLAAHVVMPPALRLVGRLFGGSPSARLAAENAVRHPERSSRMTIGLVIGVTLVTTFAVAMESYRAMLLAAQQVRPEVYAGIDEMLNATIAIFTVLIGFSALIAAIGMVNTLSLSVMQRTRELGLLRALGFDRRQLRRMIVVESGALTLAATAMGIVLGFGYGWAGAQALLGGVQGGTTFVLPGIPWALFGGLLVAAGVLTLVASIAPARRAMRVSPVVALAVE is encoded by the coding sequence GTGAGCACTCGGCTGAAGGACCAGTGGCCGACGCTCCTCGTCGCTGCGCTGGCCGCCACCTTCGGGGTCGCGCTGCTCCACATCACCGGCCTGCTCGGTGCCGCGATCGCTGCCGACGACGTCACCGGCGGGAGCATCACCGTGGCGCTCATGCTCGGTGTCGTGGCGATGGTGTTCATCGTGATCGCGATCTACGTGAGCGCGGTCGTCACGGCGAACACGGTGTCGACCGTCGTCGCCGGGCGTACCCGGCTCATCGCACTGCTCCGGCTCGTCGGCTCGAGTGCCCGCACCCAGCGTGCGCAGATCACCAGGGAGGGGCTGCTCGTCGGCGTGGCCGGGGCGGCCATCGGCGTCGTGCTGGGCACGGGCGTCGCGTTCGCGCTCGACGAGATCGCCGTCGCGAACGAGCTCATGCCGGTGACCGACTACGCGTACCTGAACGTCTGGGTCGTGCTGCCTGCGGTCGCGGTCGTCATCACGACCTGGCTCGCCTCGTGGGTCGGCTCCCGGCGCGTGCTCCGGGTGCGGCCGATCCAGGCGATCGGCAACTCGAACGAGCAGGACCGCGAGGAACTCGGTCGAGGGCGCGGTCGCAACGTCAGCGCCATCGTGTTGTCGGTCCTCGGCCTCGGCATGCTCGTCGCCGGCGTCATCTGGGGGCCGACCAACCCCGCGTGGATGCTCGTCGCCGTGTTCGGCGGCGTCGTCTCGTTCACCGGGATCGTGCTCGCCGCCCACGTCGTCATGCCGCCGGCCCTTCGCCTCGTCGGTCGCCTCTTCGGAGGCTCGCCCTCCGCTCGTCTCGCGGCCGAGAACGCGGTGCGCCATCCCGAGCGGAGCTCGCGCATGACCATCGGGCTCGTCATCGGCGTGACGCTCGTGACGACGTTCGCCGTCGCGATGGAGTCCTATCGCGCGATGCTCCTCGCCGCGCAGCAGGTGCGACCGGAGGTGTACGCCGGCATCGACGAGATGCTGAACGCGACCATCGCGATCTTCACGGTGCTGATCGGCTTCAGCGCCCTGATCGCCGCGATCGGCATGGTGAACACCCTCTCCCTCAGTGTGATGCAGCGCACTCGGGAGCTCGGCCTGTTGCGCGCGCTCGGGTTCGACCGTCGACAGCTCCGGCGCATGATCGTCGTGGAGAGCGGGGCGCTGACCCTTGCGGCGACGGCGATGGGCATCGTCCTCGGGTTCGGCTACGGGTGGGCCGGCGCGCAGGCCCTGCTCGGCGGCGTCCAGGGTGGGACGACGTTCGTGCTGCCCGGCATTCCGTGGGCACTGTTCGGCGGGCTCCTCGTCGCCGCAGGCGTGCTGACCCTCGTCGCGTCGATCGCGCCGGCTCGCCGCGCCATGCGGGTCTCGCCGGTGGTGGCACTCGCGGTGGAGTGA
- a CDS encoding AAA family ATPase, whose product MLSPSDPLPLRPRRVIVAGTSGSGKSTFTRRLAAASGIPYQEIDALRHGPGWTPRPSFMEEVAAFTSRAEWATEWLYADARDLLASRAQLLVWLDYPRPLVMFRVLRRTVRRQVRREVLWNGNVEPPLRTAFTDADHIVRWAWRTHSTWSSLVEGAAARHPQLTIVRLRSPREAETWLSGAFAQAVR is encoded by the coding sequence ATGCTCAGCCCCTCCGACCCGCTCCCGCTTCGACCCCGACGGGTGATCGTCGCGGGCACGAGCGGTTCGGGGAAGTCGACGTTCACGCGGAGACTCGCAGCCGCCTCCGGCATCCCGTACCAGGAGATCGACGCCTTGCGGCACGGGCCCGGCTGGACCCCGCGCCCGAGCTTCATGGAAGAGGTCGCCGCCTTCACGTCGCGAGCCGAATGGGCCACCGAGTGGCTCTACGCCGACGCGCGGGACCTTCTCGCGTCACGTGCGCAACTCCTCGTGTGGCTCGACTACCCACGGCCGCTCGTGATGTTCCGCGTGCTGCGGCGCACGGTCAGGCGACAGGTGCGTCGCGAGGTGCTCTGGAACGGCAACGTCGAGCCGCCTCTGCGCACGGCGTTCACCGACGCCGACCACATCGTGCGCTGGGCCTGGCGCACGCATTCGACGTGGTCGTCTCTCGTCGAAGGCGCCGCGGCGAGGCATCCGCAGCTCACGATCGTGCGGCTCCGAAGCCCTCGCGAGGCGGAGACGTGGCTCTCGGGAGCGTTCGCGCAAGCCGTGCGGTAG
- the recO gene encoding DNA repair protein RecO, which produces MPVYRDEAVVLRTHKLGEADRILTLLTRRHGKVRAVAKGVRRTGSKFGARLEPFMVADLQLYEGRTLDVVTQAESIGSYGAEITQNYGSYTAANAMVEAADKLTEDEGSLQQYLLLVGALRSLSRLEHGASLTLDSYLLRALALAGWAPSFQDCARCGKVGEHTAVVVQLGGVVCDDDAPPGTPRIARSTVALLGALLAGDWAFAEAAGEGDRNQASGIVAAYTQWHLERGLRSLSHVDRETAAP; this is translated from the coding sequence GTGCCCGTGTATCGAGATGAAGCCGTCGTGCTCCGCACCCACAAGCTGGGTGAGGCCGATCGCATCCTCACGCTGCTCACGCGCCGGCACGGCAAGGTCAGAGCGGTCGCGAAGGGAGTGCGCCGAACCGGATCGAAGTTCGGTGCGCGACTCGAGCCGTTCATGGTCGCCGACCTGCAGCTCTACGAGGGCCGCACCCTCGACGTCGTGACCCAGGCGGAGTCGATCGGCTCCTACGGCGCGGAGATCACCCAGAACTACGGGTCGTACACGGCGGCGAACGCGATGGTCGAGGCGGCCGACAAGCTCACCGAAGACGAGGGATCGCTGCAGCAGTACCTCCTGCTCGTCGGCGCGCTCCGCTCGCTCTCGCGTTTGGAGCACGGTGCCAGCCTCACCCTCGACTCCTACCTGCTGCGCGCCCTCGCCCTCGCCGGGTGGGCGCCGAGCTTCCAGGACTGCGCGCGCTGCGGCAAGGTCGGTGAGCACACGGCGGTCGTCGTGCAGCTCGGCGGAGTGGTCTGCGATGACGATGCGCCGCCCGGCACGCCGCGCATCGCCCGCTCGACCGTCGCCCTGCTCGGCGCCCTGCTCGCCGGAGATTGGGCCTTTGCCGAGGCGGCCGGCGAGGGCGACCGCAACCAGGCGAGCGGCATCGTCGCCGCCTACACCCAGTGGCACCTCGAGCGCGGCCTCCGCTCGCTGTCCCACGTCGACCGAGAAACGGCGGCCCCGTGA
- the leuA gene encoding 2-isopropylmalate synthase, whose amino-acid sequence MQNTQKPSSMPVHRYRPFHEQIRVELPDRTWPSKRIERAPRWCAVDLRDGNQALIDPMSPERKRIMFDQLVRMGYKEIEVGFPSASQTDFDFVRSLVDEGAIPDDVTIQVLTQARDHLIERTYESIAGAKQAIVHLYNSTSILQRDVVFRTDKQGIIDIALHGARKCREMEASVPGTTVYYEYSPESYTGTELEFAVDVCNQVLEIFEPTPERKVIINLPATVEMATPNVYADSIEWMSRHLAHRENVIVSLHPHNDRGTAIAAAELGYLAGADRIEGCLFGNGERTGNVDLVALGVNLFTQGIDPQIDFSDIDEIKRTTEYCNQLPVPERHPWAGDLVYTAFSGSHQDAIKKGFEAMDAEAARRGVTVDELEWAVPYLPVDPKDLGRSYEAVIRVNSQSGKGGVAYLLKTDHALDLPRRLQIEFSGVVQAKTDAEGGEVSSADIWRIFNDEYLPAPADHPDEKWGRFELLSLRTESALDGVVNVHVGLRDGEERVEADANGNGPISAFLAVLGAEGVDVRLRDYVEHTLAASGSSQAAAYVELEVEGRVLWGVGIDGDISTASLKAVVSAVNRALRGAPVKADKLETVTA is encoded by the coding sequence ATGCAGAACACCCAGAAGCCGTCGTCGATGCCGGTTCATCGGTACCGCCCGTTCCACGAGCAGATCCGCGTCGAGCTCCCTGATCGCACGTGGCCGTCCAAGCGCATCGAGCGCGCGCCCCGCTGGTGCGCCGTCGACCTGCGCGACGGCAACCAGGCCCTCATCGACCCGATGAGCCCCGAGCGCAAGCGCATCATGTTCGACCAGCTCGTGCGCATGGGCTACAAGGAGATCGAGGTCGGCTTCCCGAGTGCGAGCCAGACCGACTTCGACTTCGTGCGGAGCCTCGTCGACGAGGGCGCGATTCCCGACGACGTCACCATCCAGGTGCTCACCCAGGCGCGCGACCACCTGATCGAGCGCACCTACGAGTCGATCGCGGGTGCCAAGCAGGCGATCGTGCACCTCTACAACTCCACGAGCATCCTGCAGCGCGACGTGGTGTTCCGCACCGACAAGCAGGGCATCATCGACATCGCCCTCCACGGCGCTCGCAAGTGCCGCGAGATGGAGGCATCCGTTCCCGGCACGACCGTGTACTACGAGTACTCGCCCGAGAGCTACACAGGCACCGAGCTCGAGTTCGCCGTCGACGTGTGCAACCAGGTGCTCGAGATCTTCGAGCCCACGCCCGAGCGCAAGGTCATCATCAACCTCCCGGCGACGGTCGAGATGGCGACGCCGAACGTCTACGCCGATTCGATCGAATGGATGTCGCGGCACCTCGCCCACCGCGAGAACGTCATCGTCTCGCTGCACCCCCACAACGACCGCGGCACCGCCATCGCGGCGGCCGAGCTCGGCTACCTCGCCGGCGCCGACCGCATCGAGGGCTGCCTCTTCGGCAACGGCGAGCGCACGGGCAACGTCGACCTCGTCGCCTTGGGCGTGAACCTGTTCACGCAGGGCATCGACCCGCAGATCGACTTCTCCGACATCGACGAGATCAAGCGGACCACCGAGTACTGCAACCAGCTGCCGGTGCCCGAGCGGCACCCGTGGGCGGGCGACCTCGTCTACACGGCGTTCTCCGGCTCCCACCAAGACGCCATCAAGAAGGGCTTCGAGGCGATGGACGCAGAGGCGGCCCGGCGCGGCGTCACCGTCGACGAGCTCGAATGGGCCGTGCCCTACCTGCCGGTCGACCCGAAAGACCTGGGCCGCAGCTACGAAGCCGTGATCCGCGTCAACTCCCAGTCGGGCAAGGGCGGCGTCGCCTACCTGCTGAAGACCGACCACGCGCTCGACCTGCCGCGACGCCTCCAGATCGAGTTCTCAGGCGTCGTGCAGGCCAAGACCGATGCCGAGGGCGGCGAGGTCTCGAGTGCCGACATCTGGCGCATCTTCAACGACGAGTACCTGCCCGCTCCCGCCGACCACCCCGACGAGAAGTGGGGCCGCTTCGAGCTGCTGTCGCTGCGCACCGAGAGCGCGCTCGACGGGGTCGTCAACGTGCACGTCGGACTACGCGACGGCGAAGAGCGAGTCGAGGCCGACGCGAACGGCAACGGACCCATCTCGGCGTTCCTCGCGGTGCTCGGCGCCGAGGGCGTCGACGTGCGGCTCCGCGACTACGTCGAGCACACGCTCGCCGCGAGCGGCAGTTCCCAGGCGGCCGCGTATGTCGAGCTCGAGGTCGAGGGCCGGGTGCTGTGGGGCGTCGGCATCGACGGCGACATCTCCACCGCGTCGCTGAAGGCCGTCGTCTCCGCCGTCAACCGGGCGCTGCGCGGAGCTCCCGTCAAGGCTGACAAGCTCGAGACCGTCACCGCCTAG